From Podospora bellae-mahoneyi strain CBS 112042 chromosome 3, whole genome shotgun sequence, the proteins below share one genomic window:
- a CDS encoding hypothetical protein (EggNog:ENOG503PGFV; COG:S), with the protein MTPKQFTQASQLPRSRRQSQDDIVEVGHEDESDIEVEDITDQPEPETQEKRDLPDRSKSRSPAYVAPIPKIGSIPEVSPGISLSPERPKLPPYVGSILMGKTVDEYGDIVDDQTGQVLARAGGDLPEIIGRKVSNRDGDILGDNGELLGYVADIEIERKPSTSPHSPRTESQPRSLLDMMRKANASLMVDHLGNILDASGNVVGKFLDNNNPLHRKEKEQQELRERIQQQAEAGPSSLRKKKQGKKSEKEDKERGQEDGVADEQEEHPSPPPKSPKREQQKQSRAKEQEQEPDQPRQPRRTEEERRQNAESWRKENPSDSPSDIFLDVKSTKEGIQLTIRIPTVFGSQQIKPNISFS; encoded by the coding sequence ATGACACCCAAACAATTCACTCAGGCATCTCAACTGCCAAGGTCTCGTCGGCAGTCACAGGATGACATTGTGGAGGTTGGGCATGAAGACGAGAGCGACATCGAAGTTGAGGACATTACCGACCAGCCGGAGCCAGAGACACAGGAAAAAAGGGATCTCCCAGACAGATCGAAAAGTAGGAGCCCAGCATATGTTGCCCCTATTCCCAAGATTGGCAGCATTCCAGAGGTTTCGCCTGGAATCTCCTTATCACCTGAGCGACCAAAATTGCCGCCTTATGTGGGGTCTATTCTGATGGGCAAGACAGTTGATGAGTATGGGGACATTGTAGACGACCAGACGGGGCAGGTGCTCGCCCGTGCCGGCGGTGACCTCCCCGAGATTATTGGGCGCAAAGTCTCCAACAGGGACGGCGACATACTGGGAGACAACGGGGAACTTTTGGGTTATGTCGCCGACATTGAGATCGAAAGGAAACCCAGCACGAGCCCACATTCACCACGGACCGAGTCCCAACCTCGCAGCTTACTGGACATGATGCGCAAGGCCAATGCTTCCTTGATGGTTGACCACCTGGGCAATATTCTGGATGCGTCTGGTAATGTTGTGGGGAAGTTCcttgacaacaacaacccgcTTCACCGCAAGGAGaaagaacaacaagaacTTCGAGAGCGCATTCAGCAGCAAGCGGAGGCTGGGCCGTCATCATtgaggaaaaagaagcaggGGAAGAAGTCTGAGAAGGAAGACAAAGAGAGAGGTcaggaggatggtgtggcagacgagcaagaagagcatccgtcaccgccgccaaaaTCTCCCAAGAGAgagcagcagaagcagtCTCGGGCAAAAGAGCAAGAGCAGGAGCCGGATCAGCCGAGACAACCCAGACGAAcggaggaagagagaagacAGAACGCGGAATCCTGGAGAAAGGAGAACCCCAGTGACAGCCCGTCCGATATCTTCCTGGACGTGAAGTCAACAAAGGAAGGAATTCAACTTACCATTCGGATTCCTACCGTGTTTGGTAGTCAGCAGATCAAGCCTAACATCTCGTTTTCTTGA
- a CDS encoding hypothetical protein (EggNog:ENOG503P1Y9), which yields MSSRSGSETKKPKRQPKPQVYESEGEESEDYAPPPRRRGKRQQQQGGGGPLDSLALDSVGQTAGGLVNGATGVLGGVAGGAVNQQGGGGGGKSDTLRLRLDLNLDIEITLKAKIHGDLELALLET from the exons ATGTCTTCCCGAAGCGGCTCAGAgaccaagaagcccaagcgCCAGCCAAAGCCCCAGGTCTACGAGTCTGAGGGTGAGGAGTCTGAGGACTatgctcctcccccacggAGACGCGGAAAgcgccagcaacagcagggcggcggtggtccCCTTGACAGCCTTGCCCTCGACAGCGTCGGACAAACAGCAGGCGGCCTTGTCAACGGCGCAACCGGTGTGCTAGGTGGTGTAGCTGGCGGCGCCGTCAACCAAcaaggcggtggtggcggcggcaagaGCGACACTTTGAGGCTTCGTCttgacctcaacctcgacattGAGATTACTCTCAAGGCAAAGATCCATGGCGATCTTGAGCTTGCTCTCTT AGAGACATAA
- a CDS encoding hypothetical protein (EggNog:ENOG503P4AJ) — MRLNHTPDDITQTRILWRHCYPPPKHPIRRISTTETMVVGLLVIAGIPTTIGVCEALSAQKKANEAAKEKAKFRMTVTVSLDEDGPVECWCVLKNGMLWIDHPSFPVPGHKFFGYYFPYPSEEQHLGMVSTIADDPPMLNWIYVDKDTNLVRHGGRQATLGHTIGPWFWTSDEKWLTLEGDAARFVAVQMENKKWAIALDRDGCFSEEDVSESEDEGESEDESETEGDKEELWPEGGVLNRHRSRQWVPVLLRRQLQLGMESRYVKGANG, encoded by the exons ATGAGACTGAATCACACACCAGACGACATCACACAGACTCGGATACTCTGGCGCCATTGCTACCCTCCTCCTAAGCACCCAATACGACGAATATCGACTACCGAGACGATGGTCGTGGGCTTGCTTGTCATAGCGGGGATTCCCACGACGATAGGAGTCTGCGAAGCCCTGAGCgcgcagaagaaggccaatGAAGCGGCAAAAGAGAAGGCCAAGTTCCGTATGACGGTCACCGTTTCTCTCGACGAGGATGGCCCGGTTGAGTGTTGGTGCGTTTTGAAGAACGGCATG TTGTGGATCGACCACCCGTCCTTTCCTGTGCCTGGCCACAAGTTCTTTGGGTACTACTTCCCATACCCGTCCGAGGAGCAGCACTTGGGCATGGTGAGCACCATCGCCGACGACCCGCCCATGCTGAACTGGATCTATGTCGATAAAGACACCAACTTGGTGCGCCACGGAGGGCGGCAGGCTACGCTGGGACACACCATCGGGCCATGGTTCTGGACCAGTGATGAGAAGTGGCTGACGCTGGAAGGTGACGCGGCCCGCTTTGTGGCGGTTCAGATGGAAAACAAGAAATGGGCCATCGCTTTGGATCGCGATGGGTGTTtttcggaggaggatgtgagTGAaagcgaggacgagggtgagagtgaggatgagagcGAAACGGAGGGAGACAAAGAGGAGCTATGGCCGGAAGGGGGCGTGTTGAACAGACACCGTTCGCGCCAGTGGGTCCCTGTGTTGCTTCGCCGGCAGCTGCAGTTGGGAATGGAGAGCCGATATGTCAAGGGCGCGAATGGGTAG
- a CDS encoding hypothetical protein (EggNog:ENOG503P8DP), producing MSSQTPKPNEEFPKKEDETKTGQPEASNLPQTSTVGDNKPEDNKPTEAGRAETDNSPGDKPLDNEDYDEENPDEENAGVLGDDYQEDEDQEGEEPYDEEGAEEEEQAYDDEEQDDEDAASEEDEEEEDEEVIPPPQPQRQKSNTTKRGKPASVVDDRSSTPSSSQPPTPKDDEKPQPKWMRDQKKKKQRQVESDVDNRQVDRPRRRGKNEPSYREQQQALYRQQQQQQQMMMQQQQQGGGDGGGKNPLRLRLDLNLEIEIELKAHIHGDLTLALLN from the exons ATGTCGTCG CAGACTCCAAAGCCCAACGAGGAGTTccccaagaaggaggatgagaccAAGACCGGGCAGCCCGAGGCTAGCAACCTGCCTCAGACCTCCACAGTTGGTGATAACAAGCCCGAGGACAACAAGCCCACGGAAGCTGGCCGTGCTGAGACCGACAACTCACCTGGAGACAAGCCCCTCGACAATGAAGACTACGACGAGGAGAACCCAGATGAGGAGAACGCGGGAGTTCTAGGTGACGACTaccaagaagacgaggaccAGGAAGGCGAAGAGCCGtacgacgaggagggagcagaggaagaggagcaggcttacgacgacgaagagcaagatgatgaggacgcTGCCTctgaagaagacgaggaagaagaagacgaggaagtcatccctccaccccaaccccagcgaCAAAagagcaacaccaccaagagGGGCAAGCCCGCCTCCGTCGTCGACGACCGCAGCAgcacaccctcttcctcccagcctcccacccccaaggACGATGAGAAGCCCCAGCCTAAGTGGATGCGcgaccaaaagaagaagaagcaacgACAGGTCGAGTCTGATGTCGACAACAGACAGGTCGACCGCCCTCGCCGCAGGGGGAAGAACGAGCCATCTTACCGTGAGCAGCAACAGGCGCTGTAccgtcagcagcagcagcagcagcaaatgatgatgcagcagcagcagcagggcggtggtgatggtggcggcaAGAACCCATTGAGGCTCAGACTAGACCTCAATCTGGAGATTGAGATTGAGCTCAAGGCGCATATCCATGGTGATTTGACGCTTGCTTTGCT CAATTAG
- a CDS encoding hypothetical protein (EggNog:ENOG503PV65), protein MSGLEVAGVVLGTFPLVIDGGKLVRGYLQMTKFWWKFSSQFPDFISAVEDEFIAFRQNVELLLRPLALDAATESDLLNNAHSRGWHDSKLRSMLKARLGREKLVWFMEKLRRLNQILEEICTLLMPIQDGKIHIPRSGTVDFAILRLAVSFTKKRDLMKEVTTINTQISRFLEADLRIAQATLLAPAIMGKEEWKACLAATARYLDMQSKTAQLYRAFRPESWLCRCQTLHPCGIATVWFDHHAKQPGRGAINLFLGSNEPPNMPVEVGVEVSAGVDSTCDGSGNAEPLFDQVADLTARIRLDAGFEMHVKAGKQQNSTVLALSSFQTAVNPRQSIIDPIWMPRKTAKLAKPDSAQRHTVPKLPEAASPVPKKLRVGCNLLKNPISVLEQHGDTIHYEDNTIILSAKRQHPSETGSSLKSSIQTLVDFRKSASLLLSERIRIGIKLAYTILGLGTSAWIPQAWDDRDVQVVRNTPTTVYFHHTSIRSALERQVANAREHAQMTIFTLGTTLLQLLFQERIEDQPYYKAHCNSDGSANDWTHWRAAQEWQEEVEMTHGPELADVIARCVGVNFVDIPDLGKAEFVQEVLISVIEPLEKYVKHF, encoded by the exons ATGTCTGGCCTCGAAGTGGCCGGTGTCGTCCTCGGCACTTTTCCACTCGTCATCGACGGTGGGAAGCTAGTGCGGGGTTATCTTCAGATGACAAAGTTCTGGTGGAAGTTTTCATCACAATTCCCCGACTTTATCTCTGCCGTCGAAGATGAATTCATTGCATTTCGACAGAACGTGGAGCTTCTCTTACGACCTTTGGCCTTGGATGCCGCCACAGAGTCAGACCTCTTGAACAACGCGCATTCGAGAGGATGGCACGATTCAAAGCTCCGATCGATGTTGAAGGCTCGACTTGGCAGAGAAAAGTTGGTGTGGTTCATGGAAAAGCTTCGCCGTCTGAACCAAATTCTGGAAGAGATTTGTACTCTGTTGATGCCCATACAAGACGGAAAG ATTCACATCCCACGTTCGGGGACTGTTGATTTTGCAATTCTGAGACTGGCTGTTAGCTTCACAAAAAAGCGGGATCTGATGAAAGAAGTAACCACGATAAACACACAAATCAGCCGATTTCTCGAGGCGGACCTTCGTATAGCGCAAGCCACATTGCTTGCGCCAGCTATCATGGGCAAGGAGGAGTGGAAGGCATGCCTAGCTGCCACGGCTCGTTATCTTGACATGCAGTCTAAGACGGCTCAGCTGTACAGGGCTTTTCGACCTGAAAGTTGGCTTTGCAGGTGTCAAACTCTTCATCCGTGTGGGATAGCTACGGTCTGGTTTGATCACCACGCAAAACAGCCAGGAAGGGGGGCTATCAACCTGTTTCTGGGTTCAAATGAGCCACCAAACATGCCTGTGGAAGTAGGCGTCGAAGTCTCTGCTGGAGTGGACTCTACCTGTGACGGGAGCGGCAATGCTGAGCCCTTATTCGATCAGGTGGCAGACCTAACCGCTCGTATACGGCTGGATGCCGGGTTCGAGATGCATGTCAAGGCAGGGAAACAGCAGAATTCTACGGTGCTCGCACTCTCGAGCTTCCAAACCGCGGTAAATCCACGTCAATCCATCATAGACCCCATCTGGATGCCTAGGAAAACGGCAAAGCTCGCAAAACCAGATTCGGCACAACGCCATACAGTACCCAAACTTCCTGAGGCAGCATCGCCTGTCCCAAAGAAGCTCCGAGTTGGTTGCAACCTCCTGAAAAATCCCATATCTGTGCTGGAGCAACATGGAGACACCATTCACTATGAGGACAACACAATCATTCTAAGTGCTAAACGACAACATCCAAGTGAGACAGGGTCCTCGTTAAAGTCAAGTATACAAACACTAGTGGACTTTCGCAAGTCAgcctcccttcttctcagcgAGCGTATTCGCATAGGCATCAAGCTTGCCTACACCATTCTCGGACTGGGAACATCCGCCTGGATTCCCCAAGCCTGGGATGATCGCGATGTCCAGGTTGTCAGAAATACACCCACCACGGTTTACTTCCACCACACTTCTATCCGCTCGGCACTGGAGCGACAAGTGGCCAACGCCAGAGAACACGCACAGATGACTATTTTCACACTTGGAACGactctcctccagctcctctttCAGGAACGCATCGAAGACCAACCCTACTACAAAGCTCATTGTAACTCCGATGGGTCGGCGAATGATTGGACACATTGGCGGGCGGCGCAGGAGtggcaggaggaggtggaaatGACACATGGGCCGGAGCTGGCGGATGTCATTGCGAGGTGTGTTGGTGTCAACTTTGTCGACATACCAGATCTGGGGAAAGCCGAGTTCGTTCAAGAGGTGTTGATCTCTGTGATCGAACCGTTGGAGAAGTACGTTAAGCATTTTTGA
- a CDS encoding hypothetical protein (EggNog:ENOG50KOG1840; COG:C): MSKVIFTSVSYHLCRFSTLLKYQRSPLNMSQISEYVDPELLFNSARQCWANFEHVIQILPRDHQHTITAHDAQGRFSVWRQDLEGLQDELLWNSTDERKQDAHNAIYDTLLNLNSALNDVGSIFSEEQPGSQEDDLMSLLGDDEQADPENAELVAFLSSPTTRVDELFLSIRSHIDRLFKLASLLRREIRHENSSLATIPVPAPGDDFIYDYHMCRLQRKYPKLSQQPRLCKTLGQALLFRRALILRKSKTKDRHTPEITPQLELRSLPTLLSGNESKSKSPAPSMTAKESTAINTSATEKDTTLTYNTDTGTERVVFEEDNGELEVADLTTFVIDGIPLQFGKPFQCPFCGVIKSIGTRSEWRQHVSEDLKLYVCTSQQCGSGLFASRREWFSHELEFHRSTWKCQPCHVRFLSRSTLMQHLNTKHQSQNLKTSNILAMVQTKRDSSTRSCPLCDEYTTQETERDSTSFCQHLGRHLQQIALEAIPPLKGMESIPLISPRLLDQSAILRLQPVQKVEADMRLLGIDHPDTLKSMTRLVWELTDSEEYSVAELLALKTFEMSKQALGEDHRQTLFRMYTLAEVYRRTHDTKHESESLALQGLEAAKRVHGEDDLSAADFLSVLGEIYTDLDRLSLAADAQNKELRIYMENLGEEDPSTMYCMAKLSYTLLDDKRYTEAEHFALQAFELRKRASGPDHTETLVNMYNLALIWHAMDRYDEAIQLLEDYIRIQRNIRGEESTTDIETWQMLLESWKARQVSSHPQNSRRGKSRSGGQ; encoded by the exons ATGTCGAAGGTCATCTTCACCAGTGTTTCATATCATCTGTGTCGATTTTCAACCCTGTTAAAGTACCAAAGAAGCCCCTTGAACATGTCACAAATATCAGAGTACGTTGACCCCGAACTTTTGTTTAACTCAGCGAGGCAATGTTGGGCAAATTTCGAACACGTAATTCAAATCCTTCCGCGAGATCACCAGCATACCATCACAGCACACGATGCCCAGGGCCGCTTCAGTGTCTGGAGACAGGATCTGGAGGGGTTACAAGACGAGCTACTTTGGAACTCGACAGATGAACGGAAACAGGATGCTCACAATGCCATCTACGATACCCTCCTAAATCTTAACAGTGCCCTGAACGACG TTGGATCGATATTTTCCGAAGAGCAGCCCGGCAGTCAAGAAGATGATCTCATGTCTCTGCTGGGAGATGACGAGCAAGCAGACCCAGAGAACGCAGAACTCGTTGCGTTTCTTTCCTCGCCAACAACTCGAGTTGATGAACTTTTTCTCAGTATTCGGTCTCATATAGACCGTTTGTTCAAGCTGGCCTCCTTGTTGCGACGCGAAATTCGTCATGAAAACAGCAGTCTAGCTACAATACCTGTTCCGGCACCAGGAGACGATTTCATCTATGATTATCACATGTGCCGCCTCCAAAGAAAATATCCGAAGCTATCTCAACAGCCTCGGCTTTGCAAGACACTTGGACAGGCCCTTTTATTCCGGCGCGCGTTAATTCTTAGGAAGAGCAAAACGAAAGACCGACATACGCCAGAAATCACCCCTCAACTGGAGCTGAGGAGCCTACCTACGTTGTTATCAGGCAACgagtcaaagtcaaagtctCCAGCCCCGTCTATGACCGCAAAGGAGAGCACGGCAATCAACACATCTGCAACCGAAAAGGATACAACTCTTACGTATAATACGGACACTGGGACCGAACGGGTTGTCTTCGAGGAAGACAATGGTGAGCTGGAGGTAGCAGACTTGACCACATTTGTCATTGATGGGATCCCTCTTCAGTTCGGCAAACCTTTTCAGTGTCCGTTCTGTGGTGTCATCAAATCAATTGGCACACGGTCCGAATGGAG GCAGCACGTGTCTGAGGACCTCAAACTTTACGTCTGTACGTCCCAGCAATGCGGATCGGGTCTGTTTGCAAGTCGACGCGAGTGGTTTAGCCACGAACTTGAGTTTCACAGAAGCACCTGGAAGTGTCAGCCCTGTCACGTAAGGTTTCTGTCTCGATCGACTCTGATGCAGCACCTTAACACCAAGCACCAATCCCAAAACCTGAAAACCAGCAATATTTTGGCCATGGTTCAAACAAAAAGAGACTCCTCTACTAGATCCTGCCCATTGTGTGACGAATATACAACGCAAGAGACGGAGAGGGACAGCACGAGCTTTTGCCAGCATCTGGGAAGGCATTTGCAGCAGATTGCACTGGAGGCGATACCACCGCTAAAAGGGATGGAATCAATACCATTGATATCGCCTAGGCTCCTTGACCAGAGCGCGATCTTACGGTTGCAGCCAGTGCAGAAAGTGGAAGCAGATATGAGGCTTCTTGGAATCGACCACCCTGACACTTTGAAGAGTATGACCAGGTTGGTATGGGAGTTGACTGACAGTGAAGAGTACTCGGTTGCCGAGCTGTTGGCGTTGAAAACGTTTGAAATGAGTAAACAGGCGCTAGGGGAGGACCATCGCCAGACACTCTTCAGAATGTACACGCTCGCTGAGGTATATCGTCGTACCCATGACACCAAACACGAATCGGAATCTCTGGCACTACAAGGGCTTGAGGCGGCAAAAAGAGTGCATGGAGAGGATGATCTCAGCGCGGCAGATTTCCTATCTGTACTAGGAGAGATTTACACGGACCTGGATCGATTATCGCTTGCCGCTGACGCACAAAACAAAGAGCTGAGGATATACATGGAGAAccttggagaagaagatccCAGCACTATGTACTGTATGGCCAAGCTATCATACACATTACTGGACGACAAGAGGTACACAGAGGCGGAGCATTTCGCCCTCCAAGCCTTCGAACTGCGAAAGAGGGCGTCTGGACCGGATCACACGGAAACTCTGGTCAATATGTACAATCTGGCATTGATTTGGCACGCCATGGACCGCTACGATGAAGCAATCCAGTTGCTGGAAGACTATATTCGCATACAGCGGAACATCCGAGGAGAAGAATCTACTACAGACATCGAGACGTGGCAAATGTTGCTGGAAAGTTGGAAGGCCCGTCAAGTCTCCAGCCACCCACAGAATTCCAGGCGAGGTAAATCGCGGAGTGGCGGTCAGTAA
- a CDS encoding hypothetical protein (COG:G; EggNog:ENOG503NUVP) produces MGQCQSINAQPGEGCFELAQRCRISQYDFDRFNPNVCGNIYVGMRMCCTEPVCCLSPPSSRRRTVPPPPTIELSPPPPAGGSCETYTVKGGDTCEDIASAFGVSEDGLDRINVFTSGWGGCKYLFSADLLTWLFCQALRSLYGMTSRS; encoded by the exons ATGGGCCAATGCCAATCCATCAACGCCCAACCCGGCGAAGGCTGCTT TGAACTAGCCCAACGTTGCCGCATCTCGCAATACGACTTTGACCGCTTCAACCCCAACGTCTGTGGGAACATCTACGTCGGCATGCGCATGTGCTGCACCGAACCTGTCTGCTGCCTCTCCCCACCATCGAGTCGCCGGCGGACGGtacccccaccgccaaccatTGAGCTatcacccccgccccccgcTGGTGGGTCGTGCGAGACTTACACCGTGAAGGGCGGGGACACCTGTGAGGATATCGCTTCTGCTTTTGGGGTCTCGGAGGATGGGCTTGATAGGATTAATGTCTTTACttctggttggggagg CTGTAAGTACCTATTCAGTGCGGATTTGCTAACATGGCTTTTCTGTCAGGCGTTAAGGAGTCTGTATGGGATGACGAGTCGGAGTTGA
- a CDS encoding hypothetical protein (COG:I; EggNog:ENOG503NYJ8): MLIGRLQARIGGTESFPAPVNGLTDDLISTSGDVHLYANPDTHYEKHPVLLADYEGLGGGQNVPGAKEHQSSGKVCTAKVPAKDRMGQRLQNLLQSVCCEVTFQSDVLVNLVEWAYSSIEKAVDQPVLPHLIITLSRTDNAINEEQWDPRTAADMLLAAHQDITQVPELIRIVRGLKLSGHSVKSAKELLECFYQSITVVRIPTKGRYMQIDQQIGKLYNTIRQGHEFVHREEIRTYGA, from the exons ATGCTCATCGGCCGCCTGCAAGCGAGAATTGGGGGCACCGAATCCTTTCCTGCGCCCGTGAACGGTCTAACCGACGACCTCATATCGACTTCTGGAGACGTCCACCTTTATGCCAACCCAGATACTCATTATGAGAAACACCCCGTCTTACTTGCCGACTACGAAGGCCTAGGTGGCGGCCAAAATGTACCAGGAGCCAAGGAACATCAGAGCAGTGGAAAGGTCTGCACGGCGAAAGTTCCAGCGAAAGATCGGATGGGCCAAAGACTCCAGAACCTCCTCCAGAGTGTATGCTGTGAAGT GACATTTCAATCAGATGTTCTGGTGAACTTGGTGGAATGGGCGTATTCCTCTATCGAGAAAGCTGTTGATCAACCAGTTCTGCCTCATCTCATCATTACACTAAGCCGAACCGACAATGCCATCAACGAGGAGCAATGGGACCCTCGCACCGCTGCAGATATGCTACTAGCGGCTCACCAAGATATCACGCAGGTTCCCGAACTTATCAGAATTGTTCGGGGGCTAAAGCTCAGCGGCCACAGTGTGAAGTCCGCAAAAGAGCTTCTCGAATGCTTTTACCAGTCCATTACAGTTGTTCGTATTCCAACTAAAGGACGATATATGCAGATCGATCAACAAATCGGCAAACTCTACAACACAATTAGACAGGGCCACGAGTTCGTACACAGAGAAGAGATCCGTACGTATGGTGCTTAA
- a CDS encoding hypothetical protein (COG:I; EggNog:ENOG503NYJ8), with the protein MNAAYDHFSENLDKPFDFVKEALQLNPMPHDSQGHMLHLVLAVRNGMSSMGYPNTERQLLKKVKSLLASWMPLVITRNNLTGTIKDLLNSTFRKPARMAFEELCDKWLPCGFECNGYTCCNVRFAHVKGHQASNGKIFQKGPYQQSITDDQFEGWFNGIGAELKKMMEELLRAGSKKDNAWGKHLQRLERVYDDNSKLSHSENVSHGTCFCCINNVPEHVLPCGHILCTECVSALGDHKERDIMLVRYCPFRRHTHN; encoded by the exons ATGAACGCCGCATACGATCACTTTTCAGAGAACCTCGATAAGCCGTTCGACTTTGTCAAGGAGGCCTTACAACTTAACCCCATGCCTCACGACTCTCAGGGCCATATGCTACACCTTGTACTCGCCGTTCGCAACGGAATGAGTAGTATGGGATATCCCAACACCGAGCGCCAGCTcctgaagaaggtgaagtcCCTACTCGCATCCTGGATGCCACTTGTTATCACTCGGAACAATCTCACAG GGACAATCAAGGACCTCTTGAATAGCACGTTTCGCAAACCAGCGAGAATGGCTTTTGAAGAGCTCTGTGACAAATGGCTACCTTGTGGCTTTGAATGCAACGGCTATACGTGCTGCAACGTCCGATTTGCCCATGTTAAGGGTCACCAGGCCTCGAATGGCAAAATATTTCAGAAGGGGCCATATCAGCAAAGCATCACTGACGACCAGTTCGAGGGGTGGTTTAATGGAATCGGTGcagagctgaagaagatgatggaaGAGCTCCTACGTGCCGGAAGCAAAAAGGACAATGCTTGGGGTAAGCATCTTCAGCGCTTGGAGCGGGTTTATGACGACAACTCAAAGCTCTCCCACTCGGAAAATGTGAGCCACGGGACTTGTTTTTGCTGCATCAACAACGTTCCAGAGCATGTCTTGCCTTGCGGGCATATTTTGTGCACCGAGTGTGTTAGCGCCCTTGGTGATCATAAAGAACGGGACATCATGCTCGTCAGATATTGCCCCTTTCGCCGCCACACGCATAATTGA
- a CDS encoding hypothetical protein (COG:I; EggNog:ENOG503NYJ8) yields MSKLRSGKSDKPILLTNYNVTGPEREKFRLNYEILCSANPKNEIKVREAALATSADLSTSSHEGLHYNCPAWVAHHERQILWKNFQYQQPDVLLSLGTGLGTSKDAVTTQVPQPTKRGFRNLVNIILGMVQGQLNSEKTWDDH; encoded by the exons ATGTCAAAGTTGCGATCAGGGAAGTCTGACAAGCCGATCCTGCTAACCAACTACAACGTCACCGGCCCCGAACGCGAGAAGTTTAGAC TGAACTACGAAATTCTGTGTTCGGCAAATCCCAAGAATGAGATAAAGGTCCGGGAAGC TGCGTTGGCAACATCGGCTGACCTCTCTACTTCAAGCC ATGAAGGTTTGCATTACAATTGTCCCGCTTGGGTTGCTCATCATGAGCGTCAGATTCTATGGAAGAATTTCCAATATCAACAGCCCGATGTACTGCTATCTCTCGGAACTGGTCTGGGTACCAGTAAGGATGCTGTAACTACTCAGGTCCCCCAGCCaacaaaaagggggtttcGCAACTtggtcaacatcatcctcggTATGGTTCAGGGCCAACTGAACAGTG